The uncultured Dysgonomonas sp. genome contains the following window.
ATACTGGTAGTGATAGGTACGTCGTTGAATGTATATCCGGCTGCTGGGTTATTGAATTATACTCATCGGGGAACCCCCGTTTTCCTGATAGACCCGAATGAAGTAAAGGTTTACCAGCAAGATATTCATTTTATAAAGAAAGGGGCATCGGAAGGTGTAGAAGAATTAAGGGAATTGCTGAAAAAAATGATATAATAGAAAACGGCGGGAACTAATTCCCGCCGTCTCTTTTTATTTAATGTTTTCGAGAGTCTTTACCAGATAATCATAGAACTTGGTTACTGTATCTATTTCTACAAACTCGTCAGGAGAGTGGGCGTTGAGAATTGTAGGGCCAAAGGAAACAATATCCAGTCCCGGTGTACTGCCCAGGATGATACCACATTCCAGTCCGGCGTGTACAACCACTACGTGCGCTTTCTCCTTATACATGGTTTCGTATAGTTTAGCCATCATATTCAGTGTGTCCGATTGGGCATTAGGCTGCCATCCCGGATAACCGTTTTCGATGGAAACTTTCGCACCGGCAAGTGCAAATACGCTTTCCAGACTTGAGCAAATTTCGTCTTTACGGGATTCCGAAGAACTGCGGGCAAGGATCTTAGCTGCAATATGCCCTGATTCTGATTTGATGGATGCAAGGTTGGTGGAAGTTTCCACGATGCCTTCAAAATCGGTAAGCATGCTGATTACACCATTTTGGCAACCAACTACAGCATTAATCAGGCTATCCTGTATTTCTTCAGGTATGAGCGTCTTCGGTAAGTCTGCTTTTGCAGCTTTGAAGGATAAGTTTTGCTCTACGGCTTTGTATTCTTCTTTGAAAATCTTTTCGTACGATTTCACTAGTTTCAGGAAGTCTTTTTCATCCTCTTCGGGAAGTGTCACGATGGCAACGGCTTCGCGAGGGATCGCATTGCGCAGCGAACCTCCGTCGATTGCCGAAAGACGTACTTCATAACTGCTTACAGCTTCTTTGAGGAAGTAGAACATAAGTTTGTTGGCATTGGCTCTGCCCAGATGTATTTCTGTTCCTGAGTGACCTCCTCTCAGGCCTTTCAGCGTGATTTTATAAGCTATATCACCTTTTGGCACTTTTGCATCTTTGAATTCCCAGTCTGCATTTACATCTGCACCTCCGGCACAACCAACACAAAGTTCACCGATTTCTTCAGTGTCGAGGTTTAGTAAGATGCTACCCGAAAGAAATCCTTTCTTCAATCCCATAGCGCCTACCATGCCTACTTCTTCGTCGACGGTAAATAAAGCCTCGATTTTTCCGTGCTTTAGTTTTTTGTCTTCCAGAACGGCCATCATAGCTGCTGCACCGATACCGTTGTCAGAACCTAAAGTGGTTGATTTGGCTTTTACTTTGTTTCCGTCTATAACAGTTTCTATAGGGTCTTTAGTGAAATCATGCTTTACGTCAGAATTTTTCTGAGGAACCATATCCAGATGGGATTGCAGGATTACAACAGGAGCCTTCTCCATACCTTTTGTTGCAGGTTTGGTAATCAGTATATTACCCGTCTTGTCTTGCTTTACGTCCAGCCCGAGCGATTTACCAAAGTCGATGACAAATTTAGTAACCTCTTTCATCTGGCCCGTAGGGCGTGGGATTTGAGTTAAATCGTAGAAGTGCTTCCACAATTGTTGCGGTTTTAGTTTAAGTATTTCTTTCGACATACGATTATGTTTTAAAATTTACGAATAGTAACAAAGATAGAAAAATATCAGTGCAGATAATCAGTATGATCGATATTTTTAGATTATTTCTGAACAGATTGTTGACAATCTGTTTTCTCTGTTGTGGTAAATTATTCTATTTCTGTTTCTTTAAAGCCAGAGCCGCTATTCCGAATAATCCGCAAAGAATAACCCATATGATGGATTGTAACGCAAACACCCCCGTCGCAAAGGCTGTGGCATTTAATTCGCTGACTCCATATAGCATCAATGAAGCTACTACTGCTATCTGCCAGGGGCCCAAGCCGCCGTTGGAGGGAATAATCATACTGAGACTACTCAGAGCAAAGGTTATCAGTCCGGCTGTAATGCCCAGATCTGCGGTGAAATCGAAGGCGTAGAACGTAATGTAAAAGTAAAAGAAATAGGAAGTCCAGATAGCAATTGAGCAAAGCAGCAGGCGTCCTTTGGTTTTCATTCTCCATATGGTTTTCATGTCATTGGCCATGTTGGAGATGAAGCTTTTCACCTTCTTTACTATTATATTTTCTTTGAAGAACTTGAAAACTATATAGGTGGTGATAACTGCTGCAACAAGTGCTATATATAGAACAGGCGATTTTACAATCATCAGAATGATGTCCAGTGTTGATTTGCTTTGTTCCAGTTGAGTGATAAAAAATTGCATGTTTATCAGGAATGCGGCAAGGCAAATAACAATAACTGTTATCATATCGAATATACGGTCGAGGATCATAGTTCCGAATAACTTAGTGAACGGAATCTTCTCTTCTTTAGCCACCATACCGCATTTCCAGATTTCCCCGGCTCTGGGTATCGCAAAGTTTACAGCATATCCTCCGAGAATGGCGTATATAAGGGTCGATAATTTGGGCGTATATCCAAGTGGCTGAATAAATAATTCCCAACGGTAGCCTCTTATAATGTTGCCTAATAAGCCAAATATGAGAGAGGATAGAAGAATCAGCCAATTGGCATTTTTGAGGACAATCCACAATTCGGCTGGGTCTATTTTGCTGATAAGGTAATAAACGATGGCAATGCCCAGCAATAAAGGCAGTACTATCTTTACGAAAGTATTGAGTAATGATTTTTTCTTAGGGGTCGTTACTTCTGTCGATTCTTCCATTCGAATTGTAAAATTGTATTATCTTTATATAACAGTAGAAGTAAGGTCGCAGACCTATTTATTACTTTCATATCTAAAACAACAATAGTCAGTTATAATTAAATAATGTTGCATAAGACACCTTCTTTTACTTATAAGCAAATTTTCAGTAATAAAACACTACCTTTGCGCCTGCAAAGATAATCATAATTGTTAAGCATGGCAGTAGTTAAAGCAAAGAAATTCTTAGGACAGCACTTTTTGAAAGACCTGGATATCGCCCGTCGTATTGCGGATACATTGGACGATTTTCCGGATGTACCTGTAATAGAAGTGGGCCCGGGGATGGGAGTGCTTACCCAATATCTGATAGAAAAGGAAAAGGAGCTTACTGTAGTGGAGCTGGATCGCGATTCGGTTCCATACCTTAATGAGCATTACCCGGCCTTGCGGGGACATATTATTGAAGATGATTTTCTTAAACTGGACTTGTTGAAAATATATGATAACCAGTTTTGTGTAATTGGTAATTATCCATATAATATTTCTTCCCAGATATTTTTTAAAGTACTTGATTATAAAAACCATATACCATGTTGTTCGGGAATGCTCCAGAAAGAAGTCGCCGAACGTATTGCCGCCAAACCCGGCGGGAAGATATACGGTATATTAAGTGTACTGCTTCAGGCATGGTACGATATTGAATATCTTTTCACGGTCAGTGAGAAGGTGTTCGACCCTCCTCCGAAGGTGAAGTCGGCGGTGATTAAGCTTGTCAGGAATAAACGCCAGAGTTTGGACTGTGATGAAAAATTGTTCAAAACAGTTGTAAAAACAGGATTTAATCAACGTCGTAAAACATTGAGGAACTCAATGAAGCCATTGCTCGGAAAAGATTGTGATGCTTATACCGATCCGATTTTTAATGAGCGACCCGAAAGGCTCTCGGTTGCAGATTTCGAAAAGCTGACAAATATTGTTGCCGCTTTTCTGCCCGGGAGACAAGAGGAGAGGAAATAGAGTACACACCCTTTAAAAGAAAGCGCTCATGTCGGAAGTAAAATTATTTTACCATAAAGACAATGCTATAAGAATGAGCCGTAGCATTGAATTCCTGAAAACTACACCCATTAAAAACTTCCTTTGGATCGACCTGAACAATGTAGATGAAGAAATAGAGAACGAACTGGAAGACTATCTGAAAATCTATATACAGGAAGAGGAAGAGATGGTCGAAATTGAGATGTCGTCGCGCTATATGGAGACTACAGACTCTTTGGTAGTCAATTCGAATTTTTTGTTAAGCAATTTCGAAAGAGAACCGGTTTCTTTCATCCTCAAAAATAATATCCTGATTACCGTCCGTGGCGAAGACCTGACTTCTTTCCATGAAACGATAAAGAAGATATCTGCTAATCCAAAAATGTATCCGACAGGTTATCATGTTTTTGTGGCTATATTGGAGACACGGGTAGAAATAGACGCAGATATGGTGGAGGATATGACACAGGAGATTACAACCCTCAGTAATAGTATCAGTATTCAGGAAGCCGATGAAGAGCTTTTGATGGAGATAAAGAACCTTCAGGAAAAGACAATGATGTTGCGTGAGAATATTATAGACAAACAGCGTGCTGTATCCAGTATGTTGAAAAGTGAACTGATGCCAAAGGAACTGCATGGCAGGATTACCATTCTTATTAAAGATATAAACTCCCTGCTCGAACATATCCGTTTCAGTTTCGACCGTCTGGATTACTTACAGGATACTTTCCTCGGGTTTGTGAACATCGAGCAAAATAAGATTATCAAGATGTTTACCGTGATTTCCGTTATATTTATGCCGCCTACACTTATTGCCAGTATATACGGGATGAACTTTGGCGATATGCCGGAACTGAGCTGGGAATTCGGGTATGCATTCTCAATCGGGCTGATGATATTCGCTGTGGCTGTTATTCTGATTTATTTCAAGAAAAAGAAATGGCTTTGATTATAGCATAGGTCATGTGATATAAAAACGCATAAAAGACGGTCTTTTATGCGTTTTTCTTATTTTCTGAATTCTCTATTCTGTTCCTCTACGACTTTCTTATCTTTCTGTCGGATTTGGCGGCTTGCTTATCTTTTATTGTTTTTATTTTCGCAGCCTTTGGGGGTCTCGGCGAAGTTTTGGGCTTTTCCGCTTCAGTGTTTTGGGGTGCCAGAATTTTTTTTGCTGCTTCTAATTCTTGCTTAGCAGTCTCTGTTAATACAGGATAATGTAATTTCAGATCGTTGATCCTGTCACAGATAATTTCTCCTACTGCATATCGCATAAACCATTTGTTATCGGCCGGGATTACATACCATGGGGCATCTTCGGTAGATGTATGGGTGAGCATATCGGAATATGCTTTCATATAATCGTCCCAGTGTTCGCGCTCTTTGAGGTCCGATGCAGAGAATTTCCAGTTTTTTGATTCATCGTCAAGCCTTGCCAGAAAACGCTTCTCTTGCTCTTCGTGTGATACATTGAGGAAGAATTTAAGTATTATGGTTCCGTTTTCGGTCAGGTGGCGTTCAAGGTCGTTGATCTGCTTGTAACGCTTTTTCCAGAACTTGTCGTCAATATCTTCTATTTTGTTGATTTTTGGTAATTTTCCGTTCAATACTATTGATGGGTGCACTTTGGCAACCAATACATCTTCATAGTGCGAACGATTGAATATACCGATCCTTCCGCGCTCGGGCAAGCATTTATAGATTCTCCACAGATAATCATGGTCGAGTTCTTCTGCCGATGGTTGTTTAAAAGAATATACCTGGCATCCCTGCGGATTAATACCCGACATTACATGCTTTACTGTACCATCTTTTCCGGCGGCATCCATCGCCTGAAAAATAACAAGGACGGAATAGCGATCCTGAGCATAGAGTTTATCCTGGAGCTTTGCCAGTTTTTCTGTATTTTCGGTCAGTAATCTTTCTGCTTCGTCTTTTTTTAATCCGGCAGTGTAGCCTGTTTGATAATCGGAGACTTTGTGTTTTTCTCCGGGCTTAGCGATTATTTTCTTCAGAACATCTTTTTTCATAATGGCGCTTTTTTACAATGTAATATATATTCCAATAAACATACAAATGGAGAATATTGTTGCATTTATCAGTAACCCATGTCTGAATTTCAGCCTTTTGTATATAATAGCTACTCCTAATAAAATACCAATTATACTACAAATACTTTTAAGGACAAGAAACCAATCGGGATACATGAAGAAGTATAGTATTCCACCAAAGTGTTGAGAATATAATCTGCTTACAGCAAGATACAGCCAACCGGAATTGAATCCAATCATTAATACACCCAACTGTTTATTGTATTTGGCAGGACTTATTGTCTGGTATTTTTTCTTGATATCCAATACCATCAAATAATCATGTTCTCTTTCCTGTATGATTTCAAATCCCAGTTTCAGATACATTCCCGCAGCATAATTATTCTTGTCTACACTCAGGGATGTTTGTTTGTAACCTTCTTTGCGAAGGTGTTCTATCATCCTTGACATTAACAGTGTACCGTAGCCCTGATTCCTGTATTCTTTGAGTAATGAGATCGCAAATTCAGGAGTTTCATTATCTATATTTCCAAAGCCTTTTACTTCTCCTGCCAGAATGCGAGTCCATACTGCACCTATTATCTTGCCGTTGAGTACGGCTACCAGGCAATAGTCATCTTTCAGTTTGCCAAAATCGTGTATATAAGCGTCTATTTCCGGTCTCTTGATTATATCGTATGGTAGAGGCGCGGAGCCTTCGTCCTGATAAATTGCTTCATATAGCATACTTTCAAGAACAAAGAACTCCTCTCTTTTTATTTCCCTTACCGATATTCTTTCCAAGTTATTCTTCTTCTTTGAACCAGCCCGAATACATCAGGTAATTCTTTGCAATCTTCTGATTCATTTCCTTAGCCTGTTCCGGATCTACTTTTTTTACAAATTTGGCAGGTACACCGGCATAAATACTACCCGGTTCTACCTGTGTACCGCTAAGCACAACTGAGCCTGCCGCTATTATTGCACCTTCGCCGATGACTGCATGATCGAGAATGATAGCTCCCATACCTATTAACGCGCCATTTTCTATTTTAGCTCCATGTATGACTACATTGTGTCCTACAGAAACATCATCGCCAATCTCTACTACCGACTTTTGATATAATGTATGCAGTACACTGCCATCCTGGATATTTACACGGTCTCCGATACGGATGGAATTTACATCACCACGCAGTACGGTGCTGAACCATACACTGCAATCGTCTCCTATAACTACATCGCCGATGATTGTTGCATTCTCGGCCAGATATGTATTTTTTCCTATTTCGGGTGTGAACCCTCTAACTTCTTTAATTAATGCCATTGTTATTTATATAATAATCGAAAAGTTTTTCCAAGTTTTGTTCGCTTACTTTTTTTGCTATGATTGTTTTGTTTTTATTTAAAACGAAGACAGCCGGAATACCTGATGTGTCATAATAAATCCAGTATTGGGATTTATATTCAGGGTCGGCACAATTTATCCAATCGCCGATGTTTTTGCTTTTTACAAACTTTTCCCATTCTTGTTTATCATGGCTCAAATTGATAGTTACTACCTTAAGCCCTTTATCTTTATATTTTGCATACAGTTTGTCGTGAAGCTCGGGTGTGGCTGTTTGACAATGTCCACAACTTGGACTATAAAAATATAAGAGTAAATATTCCGCATCAATATCATTTGTATTGATAGTATCGCCATCAAGGCTTTGCAAAGTCAGATTATGAGCTTTCATCCCGATACGGTTGTTTTTAATTAGCTCGTATTGTCTCCGCAATTCCGAATTCTGGGCACTATCGATCCAAGCTATATCTCTGTCGAAAATATAATCTTCAGCCAGACGAGCCCAGATATTTTCATCACCCATGCGCAGGCTCTTTAGTGATTCGTTTGTTAGTTTCGACAGCATCTCTTTAAAACAAAATTCATTTCCTTTTGTTTTGGCTACAAGTCTGCTAGCAGCACTGGCAACCGAATCGGGCACCTGATCTACCCAATGTTGCAGATATGTATCTATATGGCTGTCCATATAGTTGGTCGACCATAGACGGGGATCGGTAAGGTCTATATTGTCAAAGAAATGCAGTTTACCATATTCTCTGTTTTCTTGGAATTCTTTCCCGTCTTTTGGCTGCTTGTAAGGTAATGTAACAGCTTCCGTACCTTTAAGAAAAATTCCGAACCAGTTATCTTTATTATCTTCTATAGTTTTCCGGATATAAGCCTGTGTATTTTCATCCAACTTTAGTATTTCTGTATCAAGGTCTTTTCTTTTTTGAGCTGCAATAGAGGTGTCTTCAAGCTGTTTCTCCAGTTTGCTTCGTTCTATATCTCTTTTTTGGATGTTATCCAAGTATGCCCACAATAGTTTGGTGCTGTTGCTGCCCGTTACAGTACTTTTTGTAAAGTCTTCTTCGTTTATATATAGATGGATATCATCTTCTCCTTTATCGAGAAGGAGGTCTATGCGAAAGTCTGGCTTGATGAAAATGAAATATTGCCCCGCAGTTAATCCTTCCGGAATGCTAATCTTGGCTTTTCCCTCGCTGGAGAGCTGTACCGAATCGCGTGCATAGGTAGTACCTTTCCAATAGTAGCCTAGGTACAGCATGTTGTTTTTTTGAGATGGAATGTTTGCATCAAGGTGAAAGCTCGCTTCGTCTTTGTTTGTGTTTTTTTGAGCCTCCGCTTTGAATACAAAGAGGAGGCTTATAAGGATCAATATATTATATTTCATTCGTTTTTTCTTTTAACCAGCCTTTTTCTTCCTCAGTTAGCAGAGGTGAAAGACGATCATATACAAATTTGTGGTATTCGTTGAGCCATATGATTTCTTCCTTGGCCAGCATTTCTTTCACTACCGGTGTTGTGTCTATCGGACAAAGTGTAAGTGTTTTGAACGAATAGAAATCACCGAACTCTGTAGTCGTCTCATGCTGTGTAAGTATAAGGTTTTCTGTGCGGATACCATATTTCCCGGCTCTGTATAGCCCCGGTTCATTGGATGTAACCATACCAATCTGTAGTGTGGTAGGATTCTCATTCATACGGATGCTTTGCGGGCCTTCGTGTACATTGAGGAAA
Protein-coding sequences here:
- a CDS encoding aminoacyl-histidine dipeptidase, with the protein product MSKEILKLKPQQLWKHFYDLTQIPRPTGQMKEVTKFVIDFGKSLGLDVKQDKTGNILITKPATKGMEKAPVVILQSHLDMVPQKNSDVKHDFTKDPIETVIDGNKVKAKSTTLGSDNGIGAAAMMAVLEDKKLKHGKIEALFTVDEEVGMVGAMGLKKGFLSGSILLNLDTEEIGELCVGCAGGADVNADWEFKDAKVPKGDIAYKITLKGLRGGHSGTEIHLGRANANKLMFYFLKEAVSSYEVRLSAIDGGSLRNAIPREAVAIVTLPEEDEKDFLKLVKSYEKIFKEEYKAVEQNLSFKAAKADLPKTLIPEEIQDSLINAVVGCQNGVISMLTDFEGIVETSTNLASIKSESGHIAAKILARSSSESRKDEICSSLESVFALAGAKVSIENGYPGWQPNAQSDTLNMMAKLYETMYKEKAHVVVVHAGLECGIILGSTPGLDIVSFGPTILNAHSPDEFVEIDTVTKFYDYLVKTLENIK
- a CDS encoding lysylphosphatidylglycerol synthase transmembrane domain-containing protein; translation: MEESTEVTTPKKKSLLNTFVKIVLPLLLGIAIVYYLISKIDPAELWIVLKNANWLILLSSLIFGLLGNIIRGYRWELFIQPLGYTPKLSTLIYAILGGYAVNFAIPRAGEIWKCGMVAKEEKIPFTKLFGTMILDRIFDMITVIVICLAAFLINMQFFITQLEQSKSTLDIILMIVKSPVLYIALVAAVITTYIVFKFFKENIIVKKVKSFISNMANDMKTIWRMKTKGRLLLCSIAIWTSYFFYFYITFYAFDFTADLGITAGLITFALSSLSMIIPSNGGLGPWQIAVVASLMLYGVSELNATAFATGVFALQSIIWVILCGLFGIAALALKKQK
- the rsmA gene encoding 16S rRNA (adenine(1518)-N(6)/adenine(1519)-N(6))-dimethyltransferase RsmA → MAVVKAKKFLGQHFLKDLDIARRIADTLDDFPDVPVIEVGPGMGVLTQYLIEKEKELTVVELDRDSVPYLNEHYPALRGHIIEDDFLKLDLLKIYDNQFCVIGNYPYNISSQIFFKVLDYKNHIPCCSGMLQKEVAERIAAKPGGKIYGILSVLLQAWYDIEYLFTVSEKVFDPPPKVKSAVIKLVRNKRQSLDCDEKLFKTVVKTGFNQRRKTLRNSMKPLLGKDCDAYTDPIFNERPERLSVADFEKLTNIVAAFLPGRQEERK
- the corA gene encoding magnesium/cobalt transporter CorA, whose product is MSEVKLFYHKDNAIRMSRSIEFLKTTPIKNFLWIDLNNVDEEIENELEDYLKIYIQEEEEMVEIEMSSRYMETTDSLVVNSNFLLSNFEREPVSFILKNNILITVRGEDLTSFHETIKKISANPKMYPTGYHVFVAILETRVEIDADMVEDMTQEITTLSNSISIQEADEELLMEIKNLQEKTMMLRENIIDKQRAVSSMLKSELMPKELHGRITILIKDINSLLEHIRFSFDRLDYLQDTFLGFVNIEQNKIIKMFTVISVIFMPPTLIASIYGMNFGDMPELSWEFGYAFSIGLMIFAVAVILIYFKKKKWL
- a CDS encoding polyphosphate kinase 2 family protein — its product is MKKDVLKKIIAKPGEKHKVSDYQTGYTAGLKKDEAERLLTENTEKLAKLQDKLYAQDRYSVLVIFQAMDAAGKDGTVKHVMSGINPQGCQVYSFKQPSAEELDHDYLWRIYKCLPERGRIGIFNRSHYEDVLVAKVHPSIVLNGKLPKINKIEDIDDKFWKKRYKQINDLERHLTENGTIILKFFLNVSHEEQEKRFLARLDDESKNWKFSASDLKEREHWDDYMKAYSDMLTHTSTEDAPWYVIPADNKWFMRYAVGEIICDRINDLKLHYPVLTETAKQELEAAKKILAPQNTEAEKPKTSPRPPKAAKIKTIKDKQAAKSDRKIRKS
- a CDS encoding GNAT family N-acetyltransferase, producing MERISVREIKREEFFVLESMLYEAIYQDEGSAPLPYDIIKRPEIDAYIHDFGKLKDDYCLVAVLNGKIIGAVWTRILAGEVKGFGNIDNETPEFAISLLKEYRNQGYGTLLMSRMIEHLRKEGYKQTSLSVDKNNYAAGMYLKLGFEIIQEREHDYLMVLDIKKKYQTISPAKYNKQLGVLMIGFNSGWLYLAVSRLYSQHFGGILYFFMYPDWFLVLKSICSIIGILLGVAIIYKRLKFRHGLLINATIFSICMFIGIYITL
- a CDS encoding gamma carbonic anhydrase family protein, which translates into the protein MALIKEVRGFTPEIGKNTYLAENATIIGDVVIGDDCSVWFSTVLRGDVNSIRIGDRVNIQDGSVLHTLYQKSVVEIGDDVSVGHNVVIHGAKIENGALIGMGAIILDHAVIGEGAIIAAGSVVLSGTQVEPGSIYAGVPAKFVKKVDPEQAKEMNQKIAKNYLMYSGWFKEEE
- a CDS encoding thioredoxin-like domain-containing protein, producing MKYNILILISLLFVFKAEAQKNTNKDEASFHLDANIPSQKNNMLYLGYYWKGTTYARDSVQLSSEGKAKISIPEGLTAGQYFIFIKPDFRIDLLLDKGEDDIHLYINEEDFTKSTVTGSNSTKLLWAYLDNIQKRDIERSKLEKQLEDTSIAAQKRKDLDTEILKLDENTQAYIRKTIEDNKDNWFGIFLKGTEAVTLPYKQPKDGKEFQENREYGKLHFFDNIDLTDPRLWSTNYMDSHIDTYLQHWVDQVPDSVASAASRLVAKTKGNEFCFKEMLSKLTNESLKSLRMGDENIWARLAEDYIFDRDIAWIDSAQNSELRRQYELIKNNRIGMKAHNLTLQSLDGDTINTNDIDAEYLLLYFYSPSCGHCQTATPELHDKLYAKYKDKGLKVVTINLSHDKQEWEKFVKSKNIGDWINCADPEYKSQYWIYYDTSGIPAVFVLNKNKTIIAKKVSEQNLEKLFDYYINNNGIN